The genomic interval CACGCCGCCGGCTGGGGCACGGAGCTCGCGGCGGCGGGAGTGACGATGAACCTCGCCCCCTGCGCGGACCTCGTGGACACGCTGGCGCCGTCGGACAACGCGCCGATCGGCGCCTGGGGACGCCAGTACGGCACCGACACCGCCACCGCCACGGCCGGGGCCCTCGCCTTCAACGAGGGGATGCGCTCGGCGGGCGTGGAGCCGGTGGTCAAGCACTTCCCCGGCCTGGGGCGCGTCACCGAGAACACGGACATCGCCGCTGGCGTGGTCGACTCGACCACCGTCCGCGACGGCGACCCGGCCGTGGGCGTCTTCGCCGCGGCGGTCAGGGCGGGGGCGCGTGCGGTCATGCTCTCCTCCGCCACCTATCTGCTCATCGACGCCGGGGCTCCGGCCTGCTTCTCCCCCGTCGTCGTCACCGACATGCTGCGCGGGGACCTCGGCTTCACCGGGGTGGTGATGACCGACGACGTCTCCGCGGCCGCCCAGGTGCAGGACTGGTCCCCGGGCGAGCGGGCGGTGCTGGCCGTGCGGGCCGGCGTGGATATGGTGCTGGCCTCGGCCAACGCCCGGGCGGCCCTGGAGATGGCGCAGGCGTTGGTGGCCGAGGCGCGGGCCGACGCGGACGTCGCCGCCCGGGTG from Actinomyces respiraculi carries:
- a CDS encoding glycoside hydrolase family 3 N-terminal domain-containing protein yields the protein MTQRPLPRRTVLAGTLTGTLAVGALAACATTPSGPEAGSAAQSMPASSPRSTAPSSRQPTPSATSSPEPTTSPPASPIEGWSLEELVGQLLIVGVPAAVASPEHAEIVAQVHAGGVFLHGRSTEGTQATRAVVASYTDLAHRAGLLVATDQEGGAVQVLSGPGLSTIPAAEDQALLDPEVLTAHAAGWGTELAAAGVTMNLAPCADLVDTLAPSDNAPIGAWGRQYGTDTATATAGALAFNEGMRSAGVEPVVKHFPGLGRVTENTDIAAGVVDSTTVRDGDPAVGVFAAAVRAGARAVMLSSATYLLIDAGAPACFSPVVVTDMLRGDLGFTGVVMTDDVSAAAQVQDWSPGERAVLAVRAGVDMVLASANARAALEMAQALVAEARADADVAARVEQAALRVLALKGVPGA